In a genomic window of Salmo trutta chromosome 32, fSalTru1.1, whole genome shotgun sequence:
- the LOC115171707 gene encoding NADPH oxidase organizer 1-like, producing the protein MEEQRYPVNVRLIGVMHKEKSKMYMTSVLWSDQNDIIVYRTFKDFKTLNEQMKKKFPPSNPLKKSDRIIPRFRDWRMKINTKNNGPSKSMVQLKFLEKYCSELLSCDPRVSQCPELIRYFHPKDQDLQPEFAKNSIMIMPSEDSAGHDKSVNIGNVTQPFVTEAYRCMAPYETKDTKNRPFKVAVDENLDVLIKDKAGWWLVENEDKRMAWFPAPYLEKVEGDEEDDSDGSYGESVLYSAVRSYKATNGDEVSVDIGSVVEVLQKSDNGWWLIRYNGKTGYGPAMYLQPYNNPRVRLAALNLAQLQVHDSSSDHTLAGHSHERSCSQGNLLQLPGCRPSTPNQLKPTDKLKSHSFNVLSVPRPSPSPVMVTTPALAYPSKGTPTPTVMVEVDRHKHSLAGSMGSEGSMGSEGSMGSEGSDFSFSDDLSSSTCSSSLNLSRADMDERLRRARTPPPMVADRLHPDSSVSEGRMVHGRSDPNLFKMAPTTPKVPPRPRAQEILTRCTTVTRKNASKAKLSPAPAVILRR; encoded by the exons ATGGAGGAGCAACGGTATCCGGTTAATGTCCGACTGATTGGAGTGATGCACAAGGAGAAAAGCAAA ATGTACATGACATCGGTGCTTTGGTCAGATCAGAATGACATCATTGTTTACAGAACCTTCAAGGACTTCAAGACACTTAAT GAACAAATGAAGAAGAAATTCCCACCTTCGAACCCACTTAAAAAATCGGACAGAATTATTCCTAGATTTCGAG ACTGGAGGATGAAGATAAACACAAAGAATAATGGTCCAAGCAAGTCGATGGTCCAGCTCAAGTTTTTGGAGAAATACTGCAGCGAGCTCCTCAGCTGTGACCCACGCGTCTCACAGTGTCCTGAACTCATCCGGTACTTCCACCCCAAGGACCAAGATCTACAGCCAGAGTTCGCCAAGAATAG TATCATGATCATGCCTTCAGAGGATTCCGCTGGACATGACAAGAGTGTCAACATTGGCAATGTTACGCAGCCGTTCGTAACAGAGGCATACCGGTGCATGGCACCCTATGAGACCAAAGACACCAAGAACCGGCCGTTCAAAGTGGCCGTGGACGAAAACTTGGACGTGCTCATCAAAGACAAAGCAG gcTGGTGGCTGGTGGAGAATGAGGACAAGCGTATGGCCTGGTTCCCTGCTCCATACCTGGAGAAggtagagggggatgaggaggacgATAGTGACGGGTCCTATGGAGAAA GTGTGCTGTACAGTGCTGTCAGAAGCTACAAAGCCACAAATGGAGACGAGGTGTCTGTGGACATTGGCTCAGTGGTGGAAGTCCTGCAGAAGTCTGACAATGGCTGGTGGCTGATCAG ATACAATGGCAAGACCGGCTACGGACCTGCCATGTACCTGCAGCCCTACAACAACCCTCGTGTCCGCCTGGCGGCTCTCAACCTGGCCCAGCTGCAGGTCCACGACTCCAGCTCTGACCACACACTGGCCGGACACTCCCACGAGCGCAGCTGTTCCCAAGGCAACCTCCTGCAGCTGCCCGGCTGCCGTCCTTCCACACCAAATCAGCTCAAGCCTACCGACAAGCTCAAGTCTCATTCTTTTAATGTTCTATCTGTGCCTCGGCCTAGCCCTTCACCTGTGATGGTCACCACCCCTGCCCTGGCATACCCCAGCAAGGGCACTCCAACACCTACTGTCATGGTGGAGGTGGATAGACACAAGCACAGCCTCGCTGGCAGCATGGGAAGCGAGGGCAGCATGGGAAGCGAGGGCAGCATGGGAAGCGAGGGCAGCGACTTCAGCTTCAGTGACGATCTCAGTTCGTCGACCTGCAGCTCGTCACTCAACCTGAGCCGCGCCGACATGGACGAGCGTCTCCGGCGCGCCCGCACACCGCCGCCCATGGTGGCCGACCGCCTCCACCCCGACAGCAGCGTGTCGGAGGGGAGGATGGTCCACGGAAGATCTGACCCCAACCTGTTCAAGATGGCCCCCACCACCCCCAAGGTGCCCCCCAGGCCCAGGGCGCAGGAGATCCTGACGCGCTGCACTACCGTCACGCGCAAGAACGCCTCCAAAGCCAAGCTGTCGCCAGCGCCTGCTGTGATACTGAGACGCTAA